The genomic stretch CAGCGCAACGTATATACCAGTGATGTTTTTACTGCAGCTTTGTGTGAACAAATGAACACTGGTCAATAAAGCCAATTGTTCAGGCAGTGGATGAGTCTGTTCTCTCTAGCAAATATTGAACAGATTATCATGTTGAGCAGGCAGTAACTACTCTGACAGCAAGGGCCTTGGAGTTCCTCAAAAACAATGAAAGTACTACAGTAATCCAGTATTAAATGGACCATAATATCTTGTAATAACAGTATTAAATGGACCATAATATCTTGAGAATATGGGAACTGTATGTAAAATGTTTGTTCGTGAAATAAGTTGAAAAAGAGACACCACAATGAGTATGTGGAACTGCAAAATGATCTTTTCAATGCAACTGCATAAAAATCCTCTTTGATATTTATCATTTActtagtttttggttcctcaggCTTGTGGGAACACATGATGAAAGCTAGAATTAATCCAGTTTGTGAATTATACTGACTACCAGGTCAGAGGGAGTGGTGACTTTACAAGGTTCAGGCTGAATTACTGCTGGATTATTGTCAGActgatatattatttaattgctCCAAACAAGTCCTTCATCTTTCTTTCACACCCACTCCGACCCTGGTTCTGAATGATCAATATACTTACTGTTAATTAATTATCCAACCTAGGAACACCCACTCATTTAAATTAACTGACAATCGCGTTACGAGTGCCAGTACAGGAAAATAAGGATACACTGCTTCACTGTTCAAAATCTCAGTACTTTCAAAACATGATTTTTGTCCCCTTTTAAACCATCTATTGCAGTGCTCTACGAACCAGAATTGAAGGATTTTCTCATGGTACAGCTCGGGCTCGCCATAACCCATGTAAACAAGCAACGCCCTCCCACCATTGCCGGGAAATGCTGGGAGAACGATGCACACTGACCCCCTCCAATCTACTGGCTGAGGAAGTCGATGCTGGCTTTGACACTGCGGGAGGTGGTCACATCAACAGCCATGGCCCGGATCTCCGTGTCCCCAAACTGCATGAGCGTCTGGATCTCTCGacgggtggctgggctctcggTGCCACTCACATCCAGGCGCAGTGTACCACACTTCCGGACCCCGGGGTCACTGATGAAGGCCACGTCCTCACGCTCTGTGCAGTAGATGTGAATGACGATGACCTGCTGGGAAGGTTTGGCCGGCGTGTAGCTGCGCTTGACTGTCTCACCCAGTGCCACTGACTGGTCGGAGGCGATGAAAGTGTCAAAGACATCGGTGCACCAGCGCGTGCCGTCCTTGACCAGCATTTTGTCGGGTGGGTGCTTACCCTCTACGTAACGGTTGAGTACACCCACCCCGTAGGTCAGCGGTGAGCGCCGCACCTTAATGACGCCCGGGTCCAGGCCAAAGAGTACTGCCCCCTTGAGGATGGTCAGGCCCACGTCGTGTGGGATGATGATGCGGCTGCGGCCTTGCAGCATGTTCTGCACCGCCTGCTGCAGCAGAGGTGACTCTGCGAAGCCACCCACCAGGAACAGGAATTTGATGTTCGTCAACTCTGGTTTCTCAAAAAGTTCACCTGAGGGGCAGCAGGGGGTGAGTTAGAGCATGGCTTTTCTTTGCTTATACAACATCCCTGCCAACTGTGCACAATTTTTAGCAAATGAATGAAAGGACTTGAGTTCAATATCATCTTTAGACAAAGGGCCTCAGTACCAAGTAATCATGATGCCTCAAAGACTATGGCATAATTGCATGACCTGGTTTTTGTGTGCTCAGGCAAGACATGAATTACTGGACCAGTTAATTTTGGACTGGACTCTTGGAGATGGGCCTGTTGGAGGTTAGGGTGCTGCTGCAATGCCTGTAGTATTGCTTCCCTCCCACAAACAACATGGTGTCCACCGTACACACAGCGCATCTCCTCATGCACACTCTTCAGCCAACAGAACATCATTTCAGTTCAAGGTCCAGAAAAAGAAGCTTCACACCTTTTTTTTTAGGTTGCTGATCTCATTTACTGTTAGTTCAATGTGTGGGACAGTCTTTTTGAGGTATTTGTTAATCCTGAACTATTTATTAAATaaacagttttatctggtaatctgtttttttcctgctcATCAGGTTGGCCACATTATGAGAAGAACTGGTGAACTCATGGTCTGCATAAACAAAGTGGTTGTCATTTTAAAGCCTCTCATCTGCACGCCATGAGATAGTCCGGGCCGCCTAGTGGCCACATTTAAGATGAGACTGAGCAAAAACTCAAGAGGAGCATGATCAGTGCAGGCGGCAGCTTAACTCACTGAGGTGCTGAATGATGTGGTCAATGGTTGGCTTGAAGAGGGCATTCATTGCATCTGGGTTCATCCGCAGCATTCCTTGGGAGGACCACTTCACAAAATCCACACTGCAAGCATGAAGGGTGAGCTTCAGTCCCCATCCTCAGCTGACATGCAAATTTCACTGAATTCCAGTGTATCCAGGATCTCAATCATTTCACATTATTGCAAAACAACTGCCAGTGTGGATTAAAATGTTAACCCAAATCCACAAATTTGTTGCCTTCCCCACTCTATATATCTGTAACTATACTGGACTCTAACCACTGCACACTATTCGCAGTGCGATTCTATTACCAGAGTACATTAGAGAGAATACCATCATTTTGTCAATAGGTGGAATAtaagtccccacaaaggcaaTATTTTTTCAATTATTACCATAGTCTCTGTCTCCTGTAGCTTTCTGATCCCTAGGCAGACTTCACACAGACCAAAGGTATCTATTGGCCTTCTAGAAGCACCTGAATTCTCCAGTGGTTTCTCCATTTCCCCATAATGACTAACACTGCTCCTTAATAGACACAGCACCACATTCAGAGAAGAAACCTCGAATGATGGACCACATTCTCTGTCTCTGGGCAGATATCCGACACACTGACTTCATCAGTacatgtctgccaggagttGGGCTGAACTTCAGCATCAGAGCCGTGATTCAAGTACAACTGTAGCTGAAAACACTCCTTGTGTAACCTAATTTGCCCCTCTGTTGGTAACCATTGTCTGCTTTGTAACTGAGGCCAGCAATTCTATATAATAACAGACCACTTACTGTAAATGAGGAACACAAGCTGTAGTGTTCATTTTATCCATATTTAGTATTACTTGTGTCTAAGAAGTTCATTTAAAGAGCTACTTTTATGCAGCAGACTTAAACTGATCTAGTAATGTACTGAGGGCTGTCTAGCACTGAAAAGGCCTTTCGCAGAACAGTAACCCACAGTCACTTAAATTTCAGTCATTTACTtgtttgtgattttatttttagggCTGTCAAAGTTAATGTGTTAACACTAATTTTAGAGTCATAACGCATTATTTCTTTGTGTTAACTTTGATACCAAAATGGGAGAACAGTATGAGCTTCCTGGTTGCAAATAATGCATGAGCTTCATGATGCTGCATATTCCTAGAATTTGCAGCTAGAATCAAAACATTCAGATGGCTGATAGGTGATAGGAGAAAGGTGAGGAAACATTGTTACTTTGTTCATTTCCTATTAAAAATTGTCAGATGGCTCAAACGATAAAACTCTCTCAATTTGCaatatttgctttattttattaaagGTTAATACTTTAAAATGAGTATCTTTCTACTCATTAAGTGTACTTTCAATAGTTGTCAAACGTTTGTTTTAGAGCCATTTGCCAAATAGCTTTTGACTTATATAGTTGTTTGTTTCATTCCTAAACAATCATTTTCTGTTTTGAGTGCAGTCACAAACAGAGGGAAAAAACAACCCATGGAACACTGATAAATGTATTATGCATTTTTGTCTTTAGTTTGAGACTTCGGTTTtggaataaataaatagctatACTGAATTTACAGTATacatcttttttcttttttgcataCTATTGCTACTTGACTGTATATGCAATTAACTGTGTGATTAATGCCCAAGGTGTGTgactaaaaaaataataatttgtcaaccataattttaatttttagtGCAGTTTTTATGCTCAGGCTTGATTCAATTTATGCAGGATATCCTTGACTGGCACATCCTATATAAATAAACTCCCCTGACAAACTATTACTTTGCCCAAACCATGAGACTCTTGACAGGAACCTTTTCAGGTATGTAAGACTAACCACCACATCTTCATAGGTGCAAATACTTAATTTATCTGTTTATGTGAATATTACTGTTTCACGTCAACTAGATATGTTGTTGCAGTTGATGTAGCAGTATTGTAGAGCTGGAGATTGGAGATGTCTGACGTTGCCTGAAATAAAATGAAGACACCAGGTCCAGGTTCAGGAGACTCACTTGCTCTTGCGCAGGGCATGCTCTACGCTGTGGCCACGGAACTTCTTGTAATAGTCGATGAATGAGAAGGGTAGGTTGATATTCAGAGGGTTGCTCCTGTCCGGCGCTGCAGCCCTCTTTCGTGACTCAAAAGCGATCATCAGATCAACCCAGGCTGCCGGACGCTTTATCTTGAACTGGTCAATAAAGTCCGGCCCAAAGATTTTGCAAAGAAGCTTCTCAAACTCATAATCGATGCCAATAGATCCATAGGGACCACCTGGAAAAGGTGCAAATGGCACACTTTCAAGCAGTTAAAGTTAGAGAGCCAATTCAATGGCATATAGCAGTTACAAAGTTAGCCAGGAGGCTGAAAAGCATCGTTATAAAAAGCAAACCATGTCAAATGTGAAATGTTACTTCCAGTGAAAATCATTTTCAGTCGAGGGGCACAACATTCCATGTTTCACAATGAACTACCTTTGTTGTGTTAAACAGTACCTATGCACGAATCCAATGACATGTCCACGTTTATGAATAACTGTGCACTGAGTAATAATTGTACCTGAGGCTTTATAGAGCTCTTTCAGGTGTCCCTCTGGCAGGCGGATCTGGTGAACAGTCAGGTCCACTGTGCCGCCACCACAGTCCACCACCACATAGCGGTCACCTGGAAAGGTAAACCAGGCGGGTCAACGTCAGGGTGAGGGTCAGCCAACACTCAGCAAACTGCGCTACTGACTGGCCCCCTCTGATGCTCAAACCAAGAATCATAAATCTCACCCTATGTGCGCACCGTAAGCTGACATCATGTTAAGGCCACCAATGAGCGACAACATAGCATTGAGGGATCTGCTAATCCAAGAATgcactggcgggggggggggggggggggggggggggtcattttgaTTTCTTCATTCCTTTAAACCGTATACTCCATTCTTGCAGAAAAATAGATGATGATAAGACAATAAGATGAAGTCATTTTTTATAGATTTTCCAAACCCCATTTTAAAAATGAGAGGCTTTGCAATCTGCCCAAAAGAAATAGCCATCACATAAAACATGAGATCAAAGACACTCCAGACACCTACAGACGGGAAGATGCTAAGTCCCTTTTAGCAGCTACGACTACATTTCACTTGAATAATGCCAGCGGTGTTAGAAACAGCAAGAGCAAACAGTGTGGGGGCACAGGGGAGATGGTGaccagagaaagagaaagaatGAGAGACTCTACCTTCTTCCAGCTCCGACCAAAGCTCTCCTATGACATTTTCCACCAAAAAGGTACGGCTCTGCCGGTTGCGCCGGACGTGCTCCTTTGCTGGTCATTAACAAAGAAAGAAGGTAAGCTGAACGTGAGGTGGCAAAGCGCTGGGCACGGCTGGCTGGTGTGCGGTCAGGCAAGCAGCAGGCTAGCGGGGCCCTCGCGTGTGCACGCCACTGAGGGGCCCCGCTAATGGCACACTCCCTACAGACCTGCTCTGAGGACTGTGCCTGCAGCTGGGGAAGGGAGGATATAGCGCCTAACACTACAGTGCAGCAGGGTTGGAAATGCACGCAAGTGTGTATGGGTTAGGACGTGTGAAAGAGTCCCGTTTTCGGGAGCTCAGATGCTGGTTAGTGGTGAAAATATGAGGCTTCCTCTACACGCATCAGCTCGAAAAGCAAAGTAATCAAAACTTTTAAAGTCATAATGGTATTCATTAAACATCAGCTAAGTGAACAGCGCTGGTGCCCTTCCTGGCTGCAGTTAAGTTAAACAGGTACACAGAGAGCTCCAGATGCAGGGGCACATGTAAGAATGGGATTCCCTGCCAGATGTGCCCCATGCAGCACAGTGTCAATAAAACCCAGCTCTCACTCTGTACATGACCATTTTTCATCTGATCCCAGTGCTGCAGCGTCACTCATTAGCTCCAAGAACACAGGGACAACCACTGTGAAAACTCAGTAGAGCCAGACCCATAATCTCATTATCCAGACAGCTGGCTGTCACCTTCTACTTTAATATAAGCACATGAGagctcttttgttgtttcctatTGTTTGAAGAACAACAGCTACGTTGATTAGGAACTGTGCCAATCAAAACAACAAACACTTTTCTAGGATTTAATCAAAGCCTTGCCAAAAGACAAAGTGTCCATTGTTTGTACGTTAAATTGAATCATTAATGAACTCCAACCACAGCTACCGAAGCTGTGCGAAGAGGACAGAGCTGGAGTTAGAGCAGCTATGGGTGACCATACACAAGATGCACATTTATACATCACCTGGTATACAAAGTAATACACCAGGCCAAGCCAATCGTCAGCAAAGATAAATATATTGCTCATTCGAACCTTAATCATAAATATACACATAGGGCTAAAATGCAATTTTTGCAATAGTTAATGAAGTAGTGGCACAACTGCACCAGTGAAAGGAGTGTATTGGATGTATGTATTGGATGAGGAAATAATGAGATATTTCTGCcctgaaaaatggtctccaCGACTTCAAAAATGGTCCTCCCCCATAACATACTTTTATTACGTTGTGGGGAaacatctggtccccacaatgtaatatacagtcAGACCTCGGACATTCACGAGGTTAGGTTCCAGAACCCATCGCGAATGAGGAGGATTCGTGGATGTTTGGTAGAGTCACTAAAAATGGTAATATGTGTTTATTTCTATAGTTTAAACCCTAAATATTACCCCAGTCACGCTCCCAAAACACTTTAATTTCATGTAAAAGTTAGCTTAAtgcattactttaaaaaaaaaacaaaacaatgtttGATGTTGAAATAGAGTACAGTATTGCCTAACGGATGTTTGTCACACTagcacatttacagtacagtacatgttACCCCTACTAATCATAGAACACAGCATTGGCTGCCATTTTCTTTTGTATTCACAGTAAGGTAAAATGAGTAAACAAACCCTTTTAGTGTTTATAGCAAATGCGTCTTGAGAGGGATACCCAGGACGCATTTGTCATGCATGTAAACATTAGCACCTTTCAAGAAATTTTTAATTTCTGTGCGTGGAATTCACGCTAATGTGTACTTACTATTACAAAATAGTAAATTAActattttctaatatttatgTAACCATTAGCGTTCCAAAGCAAATGAACTTTGCGAATGGGATTCACGTCTTGtaaaggtacagtacagtatgcaCATAAAAAGGAACGTTTCCATAAGAAAGCCACATTTATTTAAGGgattttttaaactgatttataTTGTATGTCTTGAACTTTCCCCAAAAACACAGTAGaatcttcatccatccatccatccattttccaaaccgcttatcctattgggtcgcgggggttccggagcctatcccggaagcaatgggcacgaggcagggaacaacccaggacggggggccagcccatcgcagggcacactcacacaccattcacccccacacgcacacctatgggcaatttagtaactccaattagcctcagcatgtttttggattgtggggggaaaccggagtacccggaggaaaccccacgtcgacatggggagaacatgcaaactccacacacatgtgacccaggcggagactcgaacccgggtcccagaggtgtgaggcaacagtgctaaccactgcaccaccatgccgcccagaaTCTTCATTAACAAAATTTTCCTTACCAATTTTACACTTGCAtaaatttgcataattttacgTAAAAGTATGAAAACATAAATTACTATGAAAATTAAACACTTCTGTGGGAAAAAATCGTGAATCCAAATAAGTTCAATTCCAATGAAATTTCCACGGATCTGTAAATTCGCGAATCACGAAGCGCGAATGCACGAGGGCTAACTGCATATATaatccatccacacacacacacacacacacacacacacacacacagacacagacacacacagacacacaaagtcCACTTATTCATATATTTATGGGGACTCTCTATTCATCTCCATGGGCATAAtcccataaccctaatcccaaccatgACAACCTTGACCCCAACCTAGCCCTAAATTTAACCAAagataaccaaacaaaatacgagacttttggcatttttaatttttcgattgcattcacagattttgatCAAATTTAGGTTATCCATGTGGGTACCATAAAAATGTCCCCAGAAGGTAAAAAGTTACAGGTTGTGCAGGAGGTAGCGCTATCGTTCGGCaaccggagggttgcaggtttgagcccaggttcctcctgaccccatcaaagtgtccttgagcaagacactgaaccccaaattgctccctgtgagcaggttggcgccttgcatggcagcctccactaccggtgtgtgaatgcgaggcataaaatgtacaacgctttgagtactcgtaggagtagaaaagcgctatataaatgcagtccatttaccatttatcatattgtggggacacacatacacacatacacagacagacaaacacacaaataaCCGCTTCCCCAGAAACAAATTCTAACAGTTAATGAAAAAAGACTGTTTGGTTCCCCACCATTTAACTAAGAATTTCTTCAAACGGATTCAGGGTAAATACTCCAGGACAGGAGTCCTGCCTTCTACACTGTGACTTTTGCCTCAGGCTCCAGAATCACCGGAACCTAATGTTGGGAGAGTTGTTGTGGAAAACGGATGAAAATGCTGCACCTAGATCAAAATGAAATAATGCTCTATTTTCCACCTGTACCAAGTACGAGTTCAGGTACATTCTTTAGTTTTGGTATATGCCATCTCGCTCTCCTTTatgacatacacacatatactgtATAGAGGAGCGCAGGGTCAGCGATTCATCTGGCTCCCCTGGAGCATTTTGCAAAGTTAAAAGTCTTGCACAAGACCTCAAGACTATTCTGCCAACAATGGGATTCGAAACGGGCAACCTtcccatcacagccacagaggaataacccactgaaccacacaccaccAACATCCAtaactgtttttatttatttttaatgcggATGAGAAATGTGTTTTGAGTCGTGTATAGGCAgcaaaaaaactattaaaaagaAATTAGACTTGAAGCACTAGAGTCAAGCAGACTGTACTCTTTACAGAAGCTGCCCAAAAGGCAGCGTGATGCATCAGATGGAATTTTTGCATTTCAGTTATTAAGCTTAAGGCCTCATATGCATCCTGGCCAAACAGATCAGCAGTGATACATGAATTAACCTTGATATGTCAGCGCCGAACGTAGCCATTCAACCATGCAGTGGCCTGACTACCATAAAAACCATTAGAAAGGTAAAGAAAGAAGAGAGAAGACATGTGAGAAAGGAGGTGTTGAGGCCACCAGGACATGTTTCCCAGAAGTGCCGTGTCACTAAGCTCCAGCAAGCGACCCGCCTTCATCATGCTTTTGGAAAACGTACCCTCTATGAGCCAGTCCATTAGTGTGGAGAgacaagagtcaagaatgacaAAGGAAGTTGATGCTGTGTGcctgtgtcggggggggggggccgggggggtcatgcgggggcggggggggggggggggggggttgtctcaGCACTGGTTTGCTATTGCTGCTTCACTGGCTGCTGGCAAAACTGGACTGAATGTCCCTGAGCTCAGAGAGAGGCACCATCTGGAACTGATGTACGTAAAAATTTGAAACGTGTGTCCAGATTACGACTGAGTCAGGGAATGCAACAATCCGTGCACAAAAATGCTGGAAATGCTAATTAAGTACGAAATGAAActgcagtatgtgtgtgtgcctttcGGCTGCTGATCCGTAACTGCCGCCAACTGCACTGGTGTAACATTCAAGCCGAACCGCATCATGGCTGTTGTTGTATGTCAGAGACACTAATACCATTGCCAATGTGCGATGGTTAAGTAGCAAGAGCAAGCAAAACAAGATGGTGGCATGAGACAGCATCTCCCCAGGTCCCAAGGGCGAACCTTTTTGCCTGCATGCATGTATAGAACAAGCTGTGAAACAAACATGACAAGGGACAAGTTTGGAAAACGAGATTTACAGGATTGGAACTGAGATACGAAAACAGGCTGCGTATATCAAGCCAGATCTGTCAATGATGTGAATCTCTGGATATACACAAGTGCCTTCATAATCACCATGCAGCAATGGCAGACCACTGACAGGCAGGCATGTACGTCAGACGGATACATGGAGCAACACGAACATGAaacactgaaagtgaaaaatgggaaaggatgggctacagcagTCAGTACTGCTGCTCACTTTCACACATAGTCTcctttctcacagacacacccacGTGCGGTCAAAACCAGGACAGCCAGGTCACACTGCACACTGGCTGCACCAAAGAGTcacagaacattctggaatgACAACCAAGAGGTGTCGTTCCACCTCCACAGCTGCATCCTATTTAACGTTAAGACTAAATCTTTTCTGCTGAGCTGATTGTGACTGTAATCAAGGCCGAGTAGTGAAGATGAACTCCCCTGAGTTACCACAGCACCCCCCCAGTTCAGAGCTTCCAACAGTCCTGTCAGAACATTACAGGACTGCTCATGGAAACAATGACCCAGCAGGAGAACCCAGAGACCAGACTAAGACTGCCTTCAGTATCATCCCTCTGAAAAGGCCTTTGTGTCTAGAACAATGGTTCTGAACCATTTCAGAGAAAAATTCTTTAATAAAATACCCATCAAGCCTTTAATTAGCTAAGAAGGGTGGGGGGTTGAGCTTCACAGGAGCTGTGACTGGTGTGCAGTGTGTACTGTCAAttcggggagggggtggggcttaCCTTGCACCATCCCTGCCCCCACGCTTTCAGTGGGGCTGTAACCATTCACAGCAGTCTTGGAGCACAGGTCAATCATCTGATGCAGACGGAGCTTGCGGCAATAAATGGAAGCGGCCTCCGGCTCCAGGGCAATGATGAGCTGGTCGGGGTTGTCGCGGGAAACCAGGCCAGCCTGGAGAGTTGAGTCAGGTTCATAGTGGGAAGTTCAGAGGTCAGGCTCCTCCGTGGGATGCGACCACCAAATGCAGGAGACGATTCATACAGACATCATTCTCTACTACTGTAAGCCAGGCAGTTCCCTCATGTTCCGCTATGGATCACATTGTTCATACATTCGTATGCTGGTGGCAATCACAGCCCCGCCGAGCATTTTCTCCATAACACAGCAAATGTAAACATTAATTCACAAATGAATACAAACGCGATGGAGGGATGCCCACCATTCAAAATGAACACCCGCTCTGAGTCTGGAGCCACAGGGTGCCCGCAGGCTTTTTATTCTGAGTTACATTCACAGGGAAAATGTAGTCTGACTACCGCAGTGAGAAAGTACAGAGGCAAGCCAGAgtgacaatggggggggggacatctgCACTCCGATTTCCTGTCTAGAATCACTAATGCCTCAGTGAAGGTGCTGAGTCACTGCTGACGTAGTAACCCTCCCCgttccagtgctgcagatgtcagGAGGCAGGACGCTCTGCAGCACctcacccccccttcccccccaccaCATCAGGCTGCCCTCCATATTCCTACCTCCAGCACCGTCACCCTCGCTGTATCCCCCTCCTGTTCCATCTCCCTCTCCTCTACAACTCCCTTTTCTCCTCCTTTGCACCTCCCTTAGGTCCCACTGCAGGGCGCACATCCCCTTCCCCACCCCAGCACTCTCATCGGTCTCCTCCAGCCCCTCCAGTCTCTGCGGGATGGATACATGGCAGTGAGCTGCCACGCCCATGTTCTTAATATAGTGCTCCTGCATTATTGATGGGTCCCTCTGCAGAGAAGCTGTGGTGATGCAAATTTACTGTGCCCAGGCAGCTGCAGTAGCACTGATCCACCACCAGAGGGATGAGCTATGGAACAGTTCCGGAACAAAGGGATACTCTGTCCTGAAAGTGGATCCCATTTTAATCGATCTGAGGCTGCAGTCTCATAGGGGACAGTGAGGAGCACAGGGAGACTCACACAGACTCATTCACTGAGTTCAACACATGCCTAATGACTTAATGAGAAATAAAGGTATATCACTTGCAGTGGGTGAGATTATCATGCACAGATAATCACGGCTTATTTCTGATAGGAACCAAGTCTGGTTTAATAAATTTGGCACATGTCAGTGCCTGACAGGACACTACTGTCTCAGAAAGGCTAAAATATTACAATGCAATACCTTATAACAAGGCTATTCAATTAGTTTTCCCAGCTGCACAaaaccaagggggggggggtgttgatcATGCAGTCAGGATGACATTGTGCTTTGGGAGCAGACCAGAGTTCACTATTTGAGTCCCCCCGCTACATAAGTGTATCTGCACATTCCCCAGAGCTGTCTGTACCCCACTTCTGCTTGCCTCACCTCTATTTATATGTGTCAATGCTTATTTATTCATTGCACATTTATCATCTTTATGTTTTTCTGTTCATAGAAAAAATATTCAGTTTTTTATACTTGAACTTTGTCTTGATTTTATCTTTAATTGTACGCTTCATGCCACCTGCACCAAAATGAATTCTTTTTGTACTTAGCAAATAAAAAGACTCCGATTCTTATTTCAGAAGAGCCAActttttcatttaaaatgtaGCCCCTTTCAGTAAAGCACTAAAA from Brienomyrus brachyistius isolate T26 chromosome 3, BBRACH_0.4, whole genome shotgun sequence encodes the following:
- the hspa12a gene encoding heat shock 70 kDa protein 12A isoform X5: MSENDSAIDHMTTDAMSTASPAKSLGDPGITPLSPSHSSQKDADSNEPSAPSFVVVVAIDFGTTSSGYAYSFTKEPECIHIMRRWEGGDPGVSNQKTPTTILLTPDRKFHSFGYAARDFYHDLDPTEAKHWFYLEKFKMKLHTLANLSIETDIQAANGKRVKALDIFSYALSFFKDQALKELSDQTGGEFNNADVRWVITVPAIWKQPAKQFMREAAYKAGLVSRDNPDQLIIALEPEAASIYCRKLRLHQMIDLCSKTAVNGYSPTESVGAGMVQGDRYVVVDCGGGTVDLTVHQIRLPEGHLKELYKASGGPYGSIGIDYEFEKLLCKIFGPDFIDQFKIKRPAAWVDLMIAFESRKRAAAPDRSNPLNINLPFSFIDYYKKFRGHSVEHALRKSNVDFVKWSSQGMLRMNPDAMNALFKPTIDHIIQHLSELFEKPELTNIKFLFLVGGFAESPLLQQAVQNMLQGRSRIIIPHDVGLTILKGAVLFGLDPGVIKVRRSPLTYGVGVLNRYVEGKHPPDKMLVKDGTRWCTDVFDTFIASDQSVALGETVKRSYTPAKPSQQVIVIHIYCTEREDVAFISDPGVRKCGTLRLDVSGTESPATRREIQTLMQFGDTEIRAMAVDVTTSRSVKASIDFLSQ